A genomic stretch from Sphaerodactylus townsendi isolate TG3544 linkage group LG15, MPM_Stown_v2.3, whole genome shotgun sequence includes:
- the LOC125445245 gene encoding gastrin/cholecystokinin-like peptide translates to MHPKVFACLLLAALVATGLSKCMPTSRQVDSQTDKHRTAMSGPERIQKSDAERLIRREWPGEPSWYQKHLISQFLPHMYAAELAGKENSVQTDDDFQSWMDFGRRSLKDVNKDA, encoded by the exons ATGCATCCCAAGGTGTTTGCTTGCCTGCTGCTGGCCGCCCTCGTAGCCACTGGCCTCTCCAAATGCATGCCCACATCCCGCCAGGTGGACAGTCAAACAGATAAGCACAGGACAGCCATGTCAGGACCAGAGAGGATACAGAAGAGTGATGCTGAGCGGCTCATCCGACGGGAGTGGCCGGGAGAGCCATCTTGGTACCAGAAGCATCTGATCTCCCAGTTCCTGCCCCATATGTATGCTG CAGAGCTTGCTGGGAAAGAGAATTCTGTGCAGACGGATGATGACTTCCAGAGCTGGATGGACTTTGGACGCCGAAGCTTAAAGGATGTGAATAAAGATGCCTAA